The following is a genomic window from Sebaldella sp. S0638.
GAAAAGTATTTTGACAAAGACCTGAACAGTTATGTTCTTACACTTACAAGAATACCTTATGCACAAATGCTTAAAAATACTGAAGCTGTGGAATTCGGTAAAGGACTTGACGAGCTTCACGCTAAAGGACCTTCAGATACTGAAATGGATATGTTTGATGCATTAAAGTCAATATCTGATAAAGATGAACTGGCAGAAACATTTGATATGCAGCTGAGAGGTAATGTATATGCCAATATCCAGCAGAGAATGATGGATGTAAACGGAGTTCTTGATACTGCGTACAAACAGCTTAAGAGCGAAGAAAATACGACTAAGGATATAACTAAAGTATCTGCTATATATTCAGGAGGAAACATAACAGATAAAAATCCGGGAGTGGAAGAGTATGATTATCAGTCACTTGGAATAATGTATCTGAAAGAAAAAGAAACTCTGAAATATGGTACAAACTTTAATTATTCACTGGGAATACTACAGAGTAAATTTGACTTTGATCAGGGATCAAAAGAAGATATAACGAGTCTGAAAGCCGGAATAGGATATGAACAGTATCTCGCACAGGGCAGCAGATTTAAGTTTATGACAAGAGGAGAGCTTGGTGTAAACTATCATGATATGGAAAGAAAGATTTATTTAAGCAACGGTACTTATAAGAATAACGGAGACTACTTCTCAGGAACAGCAGAATGGAAAAACAGACTGAATTATGAACTTCCTATAATATCAAAGAATTTTAAGATGGATATATTCGGAAGCTTGAATACAGGTTACGGAAAATTTCAGGGATTCAAGGAAGACGGAGACGGAATGTATCTTGATGTAAAATCGGAAGATTATTTCTCATTAAGACCGGGAGCGGGAATAGAAGGAGAATGGTCATATACAACAGTAAAAGGAAGCAAGTTTATGCTCACAGCCGGGGCAGCTTATGAATATGAAACACAGGATATCTATGGTGATGGAAATGAAGTAAAGATAGCAGATACAGATGCCGGATATTACAGACTGGAAGAACCGGAAAAGATAGATAATATATTTAAAGCAAGTGTCGGAGC
Proteins encoded in this region:
- a CDS encoding autotransporter domain-containing protein, with the translated sequence EKYFDKDLNSYVLTLTRIPYAQMLKNTEAVEFGKGLDELHAKGPSDTEMDMFDALKSISDKDELAETFDMQLRGNVYANIQQRMMDVNGVLDTAYKQLKSEENTTKDITKVSAIYSGGNITDKNPGVEEYDYQSLGIMYLKEKETLKYGTNFNYSLGILQSKFDFDQGSKEDITSLKAGIGYEQYLAQGSRFKFMTRGELGVNYHDMERKIYLSNGTYKNNGDYFSGTAEWKNRLNYELPIISKNFKMDIFGSLNTGYGKFQGFKEDGDGMYLDVKSEDYFSLRPGAGIEGEWSYTTVKGSKFMLTAGAAYEYETQDIYGDGNEVKIADTDAGYYRLEEPEKIDNIFKASVGAGYETAGGFKTGVRVEREEGSVKGTKYQLDFSWKF